One Rhodoferax sp. GW822-FHT02A01 genomic window, AAAGGCTGAAGACTTTTATTCCCCACTTCACGTTGAGCATATCGATAGGCACCTCCCGCAAGTTCGTGAATATCTTGTGCTTCCACCTGGCTACCGATTCCTCATCGACGACAGCGGCCATCAGGACGTATGGTTTGACGAAGCACTTTTGGGTTGAATCGGAATGAACACGGTGGGCAATCTGGGGTACTCTTATGCCGCGATAGCTGACAGAAGGTTTAATCGAAACTGAGCCGTGAACATCATTTCGCACACTCTCTTTGCCGAACATTTCCGACCTATTGGCGATAGTCTTCCCGATGCAACCCGGTCGGTTGAGTGTCCTGATATTCAGGTGCTAATGAGCAAAAATCTTTCCGAAGATGCTGAAGAGTGGCGCAGGCAAGGATTCGAAACTATTGGGTTTTCTGAATTTGCAACAAAAGGAAACCTCGGCGTACACCAAGAGGCAATTGCCCAAGCTATGACTGTTGGTGCTTCGGTTGTGCTCTTCAGCATTTGGCCAGCAAAATTTCGTTCGATAAAGTATCTATCAAACGGCCTGATAGATATGGATGGTGTCCTTGCGGACCCACCTCGCAGTCGTACTCCGAGCGGGTACTACGTAATGAAGGCCATTTTCTTGCGCTCTAGGCGAGGACAACCCGATGGCGAAGGCTGAGCCCGGTTAAGAAATGACAGCTTTGGAGCGCCGGGAATGTCAACTACCAGCCCGAAGCAGTCAAATTGCAGACTTTTTAAGCAATTCGTAAGGCCAGTGACGCCAGAGCCATCCGATTAATTCGGGCCGCAACCTCTTAAGCCCTCGTTACGGCACCGCCAAAGCGCTGCCTAGACATCTTGGCGGGCATGTACCAACAACCCGCACAGCGCTTCTTGAATCAACTTCAGCGCCCCAGCCACATCCCCCTCATTCAGCCCAACATAGTGACGGTGCAAAACGTCGGTTTTGGGAGCAGTGTGGTTCAGAATTCGACGCAGCACCGCATCCCCAAGCCCCAGCTTCTCGCCCACGGTAAGGGCCCTTTTGCGTCAGGTGCTATAAAAATTGTAATTTATAAAAATCAATCAATTATTGTTCACCGCCAATATAAGTGCTATTGAATTGCAAAAAAATAATTATCGTAATCTTCAGAAATTTATCTGCTAGTGAGTGATTGCTATAAAGGCGGGGCTATTGCCTGCTGCATATCTGGAAACAGATGTCAACGCTCCAGTAGCAGAGTTATAGGAATACAACAGGACTCCTCCCGAGATATCGGTTATATAGACGAAATTACTTGAAACATCAAAAGCTATTGATTCCGGCCCTGAGCCACCCGCTGTAAGAAACGGACTCGATGCAATTGAGGTCAATAGTCCTGATGTTCTGTTAATTGAAAAGGCAGAAATACTATTGTTGCCAAAGTCTGCCGCATACATATAATTTCCACTAGGGTCAATTGTTAAACCCATAGTCCAGTTGCCGGAAGCAAAGGGGCCAGATGATACTAGCGTCAACTTCCCCGTGATGTTGTCAATGCTGTACCCTGTTATGCTGCTGGTAGGGCTGTTCGTAGTCGCTGCATACAAAAAGGCACCGGTTGGATCAATGGTAATATGACTTAATATGGACGTGGCGGCAAATGGGCTTCCCGATATTTCGGAAAGAGTGCCATTGCTACTATTAATTGAAAAAACAGAAACTGAGGATACAGCATTAGCGACATATAAATAATTCCCAGCCGGATCCACAATCAATGATTGTGGGTTGGCTGCTGCGGTGTAGGGACTGCCGGTGATTGGTGTCAAAACTCCCGTTGTGCTATTTATAGAATAAGCAGTCACACTTCCGCTTCCCCCTCTATTTGCGACATACACATACTGGCCAGTTGGGTTAATTGCAATCGATATGGGGTTTGCGCCTGCTGCAAACGGACTCCCTGTAACCTGTGTTAATGCGCCGGTGCTGCTATCAATTTTATATGCCGTAACATTGTTGCTGGTTGAATTTGCAACAAAGACAAATTTATTTGAATTGTCAATCACCATAGAAACTGGATTGGTGCCCGCGGTAAAAGGACTGCCAGATACTGCAGTGAGGGCGCCATTGCCAGTGTTAATGGAATATGCGGAAATTGTATTGTCGCCGAAATTTGCAACATATTCGAACTTGCTCGGCTGTGTTTGAGAGCAGTTTATCGCAATATTGGTTACATCATTAGCCGTCATTATTCCACTGCCATTTGAAATAGAACAAGTGGATCCATATGACTGTGGGCTAACAGTAAAGTTATATGGTGTTCCTGGTAAATCTGTGGAAGGCAGAACAAAATTTTGGGAGGATGGTGAGCTTGATGTCAATATCGTTGAAGTCACTCCGCCGCTAACCGCGTTAGTGTTCGTTATGACGACTTTTTGATTGGCTGTCAGTCCAGTCAAAGTTCCAGAAAAGCCATATTGTTTGCTTGGTCCCTGTGTAGAAGCGCCGCCACCACTGCTACTGCTACTGGCTCCGCCGCCGCCGCCACAGCCAATCAAAGCCACAGCGAAAATAAAACACGCCACTGCGCGGAGCTTGGTGCTCCAAACTAGCTTACTGAATTGCATTGGTATCCATCCCTGAGAACTCTAATTATTAAAACAAGCGATAAAACGACTGCGTTCGCCATCGAACAAAGCAGTTTCTACCTCATACTTTGTGTCAT contains:
- a CDS encoding beta-propeller fold lactonase family protein, which codes for MQFSKLVWSTKLRAVACFIFAVALIGCGGGGGASSSSSGGGASTQGPSKQYGFSGTLTGLTANQKVVITNTNAVSGGVTSTILTSSSPSSQNFVLPSTDLPGTPYNFTVSPQSYGSTCSISNGSGIMTANDVTNIAINCSQTQPSKFEYVANFGDNTISAYSINTGNGALTAVSGSPFTAGTNPVSMVIDNSNKFVFVANSTSNNVTAYKIDSSTGALTQVTGSPFAAGANPISIAINPTGQYVYVANRGGSGSVTAYSINSTTGVLTPITGSPYTAAANPQSLIVDPAGNYLYVANAVSSVSVFSINSSNGTLSEISGSPFAATSILSHITIDPTGAFLYAATTNSPTSSITGYSIDNITGKLTLVSSGPFASGNWTMGLTIDPSGNYMYAADFGNNSISAFSINRTSGLLTSIASSPFLTAGGSGPESIAFDVSSNFVYITDISGGVLLYSYNSATGALTSVSRYAAGNSPAFIAITH